Within the Gordonia westfalica genome, the region CGATGTCGTCGGAGCCGTCGCCCCGGCCGGCGGCGCCGCGCGGGTTGGGGACGGCGATGTCCTCGACGATGCGGCCGTCGGCCAGCACGACGACACGATCGGCGAGTCGGAGTGCCTCGTCGACGTCATGGGTGACGAGCAGTGCGCCGAACCGGTTGTCGCGCCAGAGCGAGATCAGGAGCTCGTGCATGGTGCGGCGGGTCAGTGCGTCGAGCGCGCCGAACGGTTCGTCGAGCAGCAGGAGTTGCGGCCGTGCGACCAGGGCGCGGGCGAGCGAAACACGTTGCGCCTGACCACCCGACAGCTGCGCCGGCCAGGCGCCGGTCTTGTCGGTCAGACCGACCTCGTCGAGGGTTGTGCGGGCGCGCTCCTTGGCCTCGGACTTGCCGACCTTCTCCCGGACCAGACCGAAACCGACGTTCTGCAGCACGGTGCGCCACGGGAAGAGGCGTGGTTCCTGGAACGAGACCGCGGGGTAACCGGCGGTGCGCACGGTGCCGGTTTCGGTCTGGGAGAGACCGGCGAGCAGACGCAGCAACGTGGACTTGCCGCTGCCGCTGCGCCCGATGAGCGCGACGATCTCGTGCGCGCCGACGCGGAGGGTCACGTCGCGCAGGACGGGGTTGTCGCCGTAACTGAGGCTCGCGTTGTCGACCTCGGCGGCGTAGGTGGCCGTCTCCCCCGGGGCGGAGGAGGCGGTGACCTCGAGGTCGCGGGTGGCGATGGCGGTCATGACTGAGGCTCTCCTGGTCGGGATGGTCTCGGATGGTCTGGTGTGTTGTACGTCAACGGTTCTGGTACCGGGTGGTGTAGCGCTCGAGGGCGCGCACGATGGCGTCGGTGATCAAACCCAGTGCGGCGTAGACGATCAGGCCGAAGAAGATGATGTCCGTGCGGAGGAAGTCCCGGGCATTGTTGATCAGGTATCCCAGGCCGGAGGTCGCGGCGATCTGTTCGGCGACGATCAGGCTGAGCCAGGCGATCGCGAGGGCCTGGCGGAGACCCACCAGGATCTGCGGCATCGCGCCGGGGACGATGAGGTCGCGGATGGTGGTCAGTCTCGAGAATCCCAGCACCCGTGCGGTTTCGACGAGCTTGGGGTCGATCTGCCGGATGGCGGCCGAGGTGTTGAGGTACAGCGGGAACAGCGCGCCGAGGGCGACGAGCAACACCTTGGGCATCTCCCCGATGCCGAACCAGAGGATGAAGAGCGGGATCAGTCCGAACAGCGGAAGTGCTCGGATTGCCTGCATGTTGGGGTCGACGATCGAGTCCGCGTACTTGCTCAGCCCGACGAGCAGGCCGAGCCCGACGCCGATGAGAACACCGATGGTGAGTCCGATCGCCACGCGCTGCGCGGATGCCGCGATGGCGTCGAGGAGGTGACCGTTGGACAGCACCTCCCACCCGGCCTCGGCGATCAGCGATGGCGCGGGAAGCCGGTCCTGCGGGATGATCCCGAGTGCACTGCCGACCTGCCAGATGATGAGGACGGCGACGGGCGACAACGCCCGGATCACGGTGTGCAGACGCCGACTCTTCGTCTTCGCTTGCGCGGATGACGAATTCGCGGAGTCGGATTCGCCGGATACACGTACTCCGGACGCGCTGATGCTCAGGGTCTGGTCGGCCACGGGCCCGACGCTACGAACCGAGGCGGGGTCGGCGACACCCTTGAGTTCAGTCTGAGCGCAACTCCGCAATCGCGTTTCAGGTCAGGTACGGCGGATGTTCACCGAACTCATGCCCGACGCCGACCCGATCAACTCGATGACCGCTCCCCCGGGTCGCGTGGGTGCACCGGCCTTGTCCTTGACCTTCGACCATCCGGACAGGTGGAGATCGGTGTATCGCACCTCGTGGTCGGGCCCGACCCTGACTTTCACCGTCGACACCGACACCTGCAACTGCACCGATGTCGACGGTCCGGTGAATCGCGCCGCGGTGAAATCCAGATCGACGGTGCCGACGGACGCGGTCGCGACGATCGA harbors:
- a CDS encoding ABC transporter ATP-binding protein — its product is MTAIATRDLEVTASSAPGETATYAAEVDNASLSYGDNPVLRDVTLRVGAHEIVALIGRSGSGKSTLLRLLAGLSQTETGTVRTAGYPAVSFQEPRLFPWRTVLQNVGFGLVREKVGKSEAKERARTTLDEVGLTDKTGAWPAQLSGGQAQRVSLARALVARPQLLLLDEPFGALDALTRRTMHELLISLWRDNRFGALLVTHDVDEALRLADRVVVLADGRIVEDIAVPNPRGAAGRGDGSDDIVDPEIPRLRAELLTALGVAEPAH
- a CDS encoding ABC transporter permease, which gives rise to MADQTLSISASGVRVSGESDSANSSSAQAKTKSRRLHTVIRALSPVAVLIIWQVGSALGIIPQDRLPAPSLIAEAGWEVLSNGHLLDAIAASAQRVAIGLTIGVLIGVGLGLLVGLSKYADSIVDPNMQAIRALPLFGLIPLFILWFGIGEMPKVLLVALGALFPLYLNTSAAIRQIDPKLVETARVLGFSRLTTIRDLIVPGAMPQILVGLRQALAIAWLSLIVAEQIAATSGLGYLINNARDFLRTDIIFFGLIVYAALGLITDAIVRALERYTTRYQNR